TATGGATGTAGTCGGCTCCTGCGGCCGCCACTGCCCTTACTTCGTCTCCGAGCCGGGAAAAGTCTGCTGAAAGAATCGAAGGAGCTATCTTCTTCATAATTTCTCCTGTCTCCTTAACCGTGCTGCAAAAAATCCGTCCATGCCGTGCTGGTGCGGCCATGGACGAAAATACCCCTGATTGCTGCACAGGATAGCGTATTGAGGACGAAAAACCCGAATATCTTCTAACACAAAATTATTATGCCGTGAAAGAAAATCATCTACTATACACTCGTTTTCCCGGATCGTCGTGGAGCAGGTCGCATAGACCAGGACTCCGCCCGGTGCCACGGCAGACGAGGCATTGGCCAGGATAAGGCGCTGACGTTGAGCAAGTGCTTCGATATCATCCGGGCTTTTCCACCACTTGCCTTCGGGATTCCGCCGTAGAACGCCGAGTCCCGAGCAGGGGGCGTCCACCAGCACCTTGGAGAAAGAGTTTGCCAGAGAAGAGGCAAGCGGTTTTTCTGCGTCCATTAACGCAGCCCCCACTATTCCGGTACCAAGGCGCTTTGCCAATTGCTGCACCTGAGCCAATCGGCGGGGATTGCTGTCGCAGGCCACAACTTCACCAGTGTTCCCCATTAGTTCGGCGATGCCAGTGGCTTTTCCTCCTGGAGCGGCACAAACATCCAGCACCCGGTCGCCGGGGGCTGGGTCGAGAATCAGGGCAGCCAGTTGCGATGCCTCATCCTGGATGGTGAACAGCCCTTGCTGATAGCTGTTTAGCACGGTCAACGGTGTGCGCGAAGAAATCTGGATGCCGAGTGGTGAGAATCTACATGGTCTGGCCGGCACCTCTTCTGCCGCAAGAGTTTCGATGAGTTGTTCTCTTGAGTTTTTAAGCGTGTTTGCCCTGATGGTAAGCGGCGGTGCTTCACTCATTGCTTCGGCAAGCAGTTCCGCTTCCTCCGGCCCGAGCTGTCCCAGCCAAGCTTTTGCGATCCATTGCGGGACAGAATGACGGGCAGCCATCCATTCCGCCTGGTTTTTGGCCTTGTCCGGCCAAGTTATGGCGTCACGTTTGCGGTCTGCCTCTCTGAGGACTGCATTGACGAAACCGGGGGCCTTTGGTGCAAGGATCTTGGCGAGCTTGACGGTTTCATTGACCGCCGCAGAAACCGGAACGCGGTCCAGAAACAGCAGCTGATAGAGGCCGAGTCGCAGCAGAATCAGCACAGACCGTTCAATCCGATCAATTTTTACGCTGGAAAACAGACTGATGACATGGTCGAGCGTTCCCTGGCGACGCAACACACCATAGACGAGCTCGGTCAGCAGCCCCCGGTCAAGCCCCTTGATGGCGCCATGGGAGAGTTCCTGATCCAGCAGGATGTCTGCATAGGAGCGCTCTTTGGCTATTCTGTTGAGTATCAGGAATGCTGCGTGACGCGGGTTGACAGTTGCCAATGTGTGGTCCTCAGATATTGCGCGCTATCGGGATTGATGCCTTAGGAGAAACAAAAACGAGACTCCTGCTGTGCAACAGGAGTCTCGCCTAGGTGAAGTGGGGGCAACTTTTCAGGCGTTCTTGTTGTCGTCTGAGTCCTTGCGCGGCTTGATCTCGATTTCGTCTTTACCTTCTGATGCCTTTTTGAAATTCCTGATACTCTTTCCCAGCGCGCCACCTATCTCAGGGAGCCGACTGGCACCAAAAATAACTACGACTATTACAAGTATCACTATCAGTTCCGGCATGCCAAATCCGAACATACAGTTCTCCTCTCAGGAAAAATTAATGACGTAGTATGGCACCACAGCTGTAAAAAATCAAGGGCAAGCTAAAGACTCAGCCGGAGTTGTGCTGGTGAAGGCAGGCAGAAATCTCTCCATAAGTTGGAATTGTTTGAGAATCAAAAAAAGAGGGGCAGCGCATGCCCCCTCTTTTTTCACAACCAGCTGGAACTTCGGAAATTACTTCTTGTGGCAAGCTAGGCAAAGCGCGCTGTTTTTGTTGTCTCTGCGGAGGAACTTGCCGAACTCGTCGTCATGAACCTTGTGGCAGCTGGCGCACTCCATCATAGTTCCAGAAGTGCCACCGGTAAGTCCAGAGTTAAAGAACGGGTAGCTACCACCGGAAACGGTACCGAGGCTCACTGCTGCAGCAGCTCTCGGATGAAGGGTGGCATCAGTGCTTTGAGCGGTGTCATAGTCGAACCCTACCGGATGAGAGGCGGAAAGGTTAACGCCGAGCTGGTCGCCTCTGTCAGGCGAAATAGCTACGTTGTTTGTAGTCATGGTATGACCCATGGAGTTCTTGATGTTGCCGAGTTTTGTTACGCCGTCATGGCAGCTCATGCAGAAGAGGGAAACGCTGCTATCAGCAAATGCAGATGCTTGCGTGGCGGCGGTCAGGGTCGGGCTGGTCTTGTAAAGAGTGAAGCCGGCGCCTGAAGGGTTGTTCCTGTTCCAGAGGGGGATTGCCTGTACCGGGTTGTGCGGGGTGTGGCAGTAGATGCAGATTTCGTCTGCTCCAAGCGAATACCTGCTGCTGTTTACGCCTGCACCGGATAGATCGTGGGCGGTTCCGACGATTGAACCTAGACCATATGCTGCGGTTGCCCCTGCTGCTAGTGCTGCTGCTGCGAGTACGATAATGTGCTTTTTCATTTCTTCCCTC
This region of Geoanaerobacter pelophilus genomic DNA includes:
- the rsmB gene encoding 16S rRNA (cytosine(967)-C(5))-methyltransferase RsmB: MATVNPRHAAFLILNRIAKERSYADILLDQELSHGAIKGLDRGLLTELVYGVLRRQGTLDHVISLFSSVKIDRIERSVLILLRLGLYQLLFLDRVPVSAAVNETVKLAKILAPKAPGFVNAVLREADRKRDAITWPDKAKNQAEWMAARHSVPQWIAKAWLGQLGPEEAELLAEAMSEAPPLTIRANTLKNSREQLIETLAAEEVPARPCRFSPLGIQISSRTPLTVLNSYQQGLFTIQDEASQLAALILDPAPGDRVLDVCAAPGGKATGIAELMGNTGEVVACDSNPRRLAQVQQLAKRLGTGIVGAALMDAEKPLASSLANSFSKVLVDAPCSGLGVLRRNPEGKWWKSPDDIEALAQRQRLILANASSAVAPGGVLVYATCSTTIRENECIVDDFLSRHNNFVLEDIRVFRPQYAILCSNQGYFRPWPHQHGMDGFFAARLRRQEKL
- a CDS encoding twin-arginine translocase TatA/TatE family subunit, translating into MFGFGMPELIVILVIVVVIFGASRLPEIGGALGKSIRNFKKASEGKDEIEIKPRKDSDDNKNA
- a CDS encoding cytochrome c3 family protein; protein product: MKKHIIVLAAAALAAGATAAYGLGSIVGTAHDLSGAGVNSSRYSLGADEICIYCHTPHNPVQAIPLWNRNNPSGAGFTLYKTSPTLTAATQASAFADSSVSLFCMSCHDGVTKLGNIKNSMGHTMTTNNVAISPDRGDQLGVNLSASHPVGFDYDTAQSTDATLHPRAAAAVSLGTVSGGSYPFFNSGLTGGTSGTMMECASCHKVHDDEFGKFLRRDNKNSALCLACHKK